Proteins from a genomic interval of Drosophila melanogaster chromosome 2R:
- the Atg9 gene encoding Autophagy-related 9, isoform B, which yields MSSPHINYRSLAEEAASPFLEHHPSTGQGPSKTQDAKANAAAAHLDPLGEHGLEQPLDEHDTEHEGEDTPRNSGVMIHMVPETGRARWNHIEDLDSFFSRMYQYQQKHGFTVIVVDEMLQVLEFGFVVWLLAFVMHCVRFDVLFGDTPPGGLNPNKTTLSDVMYPTGECLANFTWVTYLVVFIAAIYLGIRLLKMVYHITQYADIKRFYNSALHIEDSDLDNFTWHEVQQRIRRVQAEQHMCIDKESLTELDIYHRVLRFKNYLVALMNKQLLPVRFHIPLYGEVVSLSRGMLFNIDFILFRGPGSPFQNNWQLRDEFAVRSNQTELAQRLSKLILGVALLNLVLAPVIFVWQLIYFSFSYANILRKEPGALGLRTWSNYGRLYLRHFNELDHELDARLNRAYDYADRYLNSFSSPLAAVIAKNLLFISGGLLLLILALGIYEEHVFQVEHLLAILAGLGAIGVVCRTLIPDENLVWCPEQLMTAILAHVHYLPSEWRQQAHTTKVRQEFSNFFQFKAGYLLSEIFSPFVTPFVLIFVFRPKAIELVRFFRTFTVSVRGVGNVCSFAQMDVRKHGNPDWQLTSELEEMTRATAQQPQQEPQQQSLAGGKTEMSLLRFTLNNPEWQMPKEAKQFLRGVREHAVGELVQAKTSMVQENPLTNSLISFGTMGADYCSIANSVLTAQVTPQQLEISQSLRPGLGPVSGGFPVAASDFRQMLQQNLSASVGPLDSMRRLRLSRAEGRLEGPTDTLLYGLCGVDPRVGSTPLNVGVADMCLSALYLHELNQQKRQARQSRIDEAEDERPGTSHWPPRPPAAPSADTGFGSRHTVITSKAAESTPLLGSIRSXQRPEWI from the coding sequence ATGTCTAGCCCACATATCAACTACCGCTCCCTGGCCGAGGAGGCGGCCAGTCCGTTCCTGGAGCACCATCCCTCCACAGGCCAAGGCCCATCCAAAACACAAGACGCAAAAGCGAACGCAGCTGCTGCGCATTTAGACCCCCTCGGTGAACACGGGCTGGAGCAGCCGCTGGATGAGCACGACACCGAGCATGAGGGCGAGGACACGCCTCGAAACAGTGGCGTCATGATCCACATGGTTCCGGAGACGGGGCGTGCGCGGTGGAACCACATCGAGGACCTTGACTCGTTCTTCTCGCGAATGTATCAGTACCAGCAGAAGCACGGATTCACAGTGATTGTAGTGGACGAAATGCTACAGGTTCTGGAGTTTGGTTTCGTCGTCTGGCTACTTGCCTTTGTGATGCACTGCGTCCGATTTGACGTGCTCTTTGGGGACACCCCTCCAGGGGGACTTAACCCCAACAAGACAACTTTATCCGATGTGATGTACCCCACAGGCGAGTGCTTAGCCAACTTCACTTGGGTCACGTACCTGGTTGTGTTCATAGCCGCTATCTATTTGGGCATAAGGCTTCTGAAAATGGTGTACCATATTACCCAGTACGCCGATATAAAGAGATTCTACAACTCTGCGCTTCATATCGAGGATTCGGATCTGGACAACTTTACGTGGCACGAGGTGCAACAGCGGATTCGTCGCGTCCAGGCCGAACAGCATATGTGCATCGACAAGGAGTCGCTTACGGAATTGGACATCTATCACCGAGTTCTGCGCTTCAAGAACTACCTAGTGGCACTGATGAACAAGCAACTGCTGCCTGTAAGGTTCCACATACCGCTGTATGGCGAAGTGGTCTCGCTGAGTAGAGGTATGTTGTTCAACATTGACTTCATCTTGTTTCGCGGCCCTGGATCTCCCTTCCAGAACAATTGGCAGCTGCGTGATGAGTTTGCGGTAAGAAGCAATCAAACGGAGCTGGCGCAGCGACTCTCCAAACTGATATTGGGGGTGGCGTTGTTAAATTTGGTCCTAGCGCCTGTGATCTTCGTATGGCAACTTATCTACTTCAGTTTCTCCTATGCGAACATTCTTCGTAAGGAGCCTGGTGCCCTTGGCCTGCGTACATGGTCCAATTACGGCCGCCTCTACCTGCGCCACTTTAATGAACTGGACCACGAACTAGATGCCAGGCTGAATCGGGCATATGACTACGCGGACCGCTATCTCAACTCCTTTTCCTCGCCACTGGCCGCTGTGATAGCCAAAAACCTACTCTTTATCAGTGGAGGACTACTACTTCTAATCCTTGCATTGGGCATTTACGAGGAACACGTCTTCCAGGTGGAGCATTTGCTTGCCATCCTTGCAGGGCTCGGCGCCATAGGTGTGGTCTGCAGAACTCTAATACCGGATGAGAATCTCGTTTGGTGCCCAGAGCAGCTAATGACCGCCATTCTGGCGCACGTTCACTACCTGCCCTCCGAGTGGCGGCAGCAGGCGCACACGACAAAGGTTCGCCAGGAGTTTAGCAACTTCTTTCAGTTTAAGGCTGGCTACCTACTCAGCGAAATCTTCAGTCCCTTCGTCACACCCTTCGTGCTGATCTTTGTGTTCAGGCCAAAGGCCATAGAGCTGGTGCGTTTCTTCAGGACGTTCACCGTATCCGTGCGAGGAGTGGGCAACGTATGCTCCTTTGCCCAGATGGATGTTCGCAAGCATGGCAATCCCGACTGGCAGTTAACCAGCGAACTGGAGGAGATGACCCGGGCTACAGCTCAACAGCCGCAGCAGGAGCCACAGCAGCAAAGTTTGGCCGGCGGCAAAACGGAGATGTCGCTTCTTCGCTTCACCCTGAACAATCCCGAGTGGCAGATGCCCAAGGAGGCCAAGCAGTTCCTGCGCGGCGTTAGAGAGCACGCCGTTGGTGAACTAGTCCAGGCCAAGACGTCGATGGTGCAGGAGAACCCGCTGACCAACAGCCTCATCTCATTTGGCACCATGGGAGCGGATTATTGTTCCATTGCGAACTCTGTGCTGACCGCACAGGTGACGCCCCAGCAACTGGAGATTTCGCAGTCGTTGCGTCCGGGTCTAGGACCGGTATCTGGAGGATTCCCcgtcgcagccagcgacttCCGCCAGATGTTGCAGCAGAATCTGTCCGCCAGTGTCGGCCCGCTGGACAGCATGCGCCGATTGCGCCTCAGCCGGGCTGAAGGCCGCTTGGAGGGTCCGACGGATACACTGCTCTACGGACTCTGTGGTGTGGACCCGCGCGTGGGCAGCACTCCCTtgaatgtgggcgtggccgacATGTGCCTCAGTGCCCTCTATTTGCACGAGCTGAACCAGCAGAAGCGCCAAGCGCGCCAGTCTCGCATCGACGAGGCCGAGGACGAGCGTCCTGGTACGAGCCATTGGCCACCGCGACCACCAGCTGCTCCGTCGGCTGATACTGGCTTCGGCTCCCGCCATACCGTGATTACCTCAAAGGCTGCCGAGAGCACGCCGCTTTTGGGTAGCATCCGCTCATAGCAGCGGCCAGAGTGGATCTAA
- the Atg9 gene encoding Autophagy-related 9, isoform A produces MSSPHINYRSLAEEAASPFLEHHPSTGQGPSKTQDAKANAAAAHLDPLGEHGLEQPLDEHDTEHEGEDTPRNSGVMIHMVPETGRARWNHIEDLDSFFSRMYQYQQKHGFTVIVVDEMLQVLEFGFVVWLLAFVMHCVRFDVLFGDTPPGGLNPNKTTLSDVMYPTGECLANFTWVTYLVVFIAAIYLGIRLLKMVYHITQYADIKRFYNSALHIEDSDLDNFTWHEVQQRIRRVQAEQHMCIDKESLTELDIYHRVLRFKNYLVALMNKQLLPVRFHIPLYGEVVSLSRGMLFNIDFILFRGPGSPFQNNWQLRDEFAVRSNQTELAQRLSKLILGVALLNLVLAPVIFVWQLIYFSFSYANILRKEPGALGLRTWSNYGRLYLRHFNELDHELDARLNRAYDYADRYLNSFSSPLAAVIAKNLLFISGGLLLLILALGIYEEHVFQVEHLLAILAGLGAIGVVCRTLIPDENLVWCPEQLMTAILAHVHYLPSEWRQQAHTTKVRQEFSNFFQFKAGYLLSEIFSPFVTPFVLIFVFRPKAIELVRFFRTFTVSVRGVGNVCSFAQMDVRKHGNPDWQLTSELEEMTRATAQQPQQEPQQQSLAGGKTEMSLLRFTLNNPEWQMPKEAKQFLRGVREHAVGELVQAKTSMVQENPLTNSLISFGTMGADYCSIANSVLTAQVTPQQLEISQSLRPGLGPVSGGFPVAASDFRQMLQQNLSASVGPLDSMRRLRLSRAEGRLEGPTDTLLYGLCGVDPRVGSTPLNVGVADMCLSALYLHELNQQKRQARQSRIDEAEDERPGTSHWPPRPPAAPSADTGFGSRHTVITSKAAESTPLLGSIRS; encoded by the coding sequence ATGTCTAGCCCACATATCAACTACCGCTCCCTGGCCGAGGAGGCGGCCAGTCCGTTCCTGGAGCACCATCCCTCCACAGGCCAAGGCCCATCCAAAACACAAGACGCAAAAGCGAACGCAGCTGCTGCGCATTTAGACCCCCTCGGTGAACACGGGCTGGAGCAGCCGCTGGATGAGCACGACACCGAGCATGAGGGCGAGGACACGCCTCGAAACAGTGGCGTCATGATCCACATGGTTCCGGAGACGGGGCGTGCGCGGTGGAACCACATCGAGGACCTTGACTCGTTCTTCTCGCGAATGTATCAGTACCAGCAGAAGCACGGATTCACAGTGATTGTAGTGGACGAAATGCTACAGGTTCTGGAGTTTGGTTTCGTCGTCTGGCTACTTGCCTTTGTGATGCACTGCGTCCGATTTGACGTGCTCTTTGGGGACACCCCTCCAGGGGGACTTAACCCCAACAAGACAACTTTATCCGATGTGATGTACCCCACAGGCGAGTGCTTAGCCAACTTCACTTGGGTCACGTACCTGGTTGTGTTCATAGCCGCTATCTATTTGGGCATAAGGCTTCTGAAAATGGTGTACCATATTACCCAGTACGCCGATATAAAGAGATTCTACAACTCTGCGCTTCATATCGAGGATTCGGATCTGGACAACTTTACGTGGCACGAGGTGCAACAGCGGATTCGTCGCGTCCAGGCCGAACAGCATATGTGCATCGACAAGGAGTCGCTTACGGAATTGGACATCTATCACCGAGTTCTGCGCTTCAAGAACTACCTAGTGGCACTGATGAACAAGCAACTGCTGCCTGTAAGGTTCCACATACCGCTGTATGGCGAAGTGGTCTCGCTGAGTAGAGGTATGTTGTTCAACATTGACTTCATCTTGTTTCGCGGCCCTGGATCTCCCTTCCAGAACAATTGGCAGCTGCGTGATGAGTTTGCGGTAAGAAGCAATCAAACGGAGCTGGCGCAGCGACTCTCCAAACTGATATTGGGGGTGGCGTTGTTAAATTTGGTCCTAGCGCCTGTGATCTTCGTATGGCAACTTATCTACTTCAGTTTCTCCTATGCGAACATTCTTCGTAAGGAGCCTGGTGCCCTTGGCCTGCGTACATGGTCCAATTACGGCCGCCTCTACCTGCGCCACTTTAATGAACTGGACCACGAACTAGATGCCAGGCTGAATCGGGCATATGACTACGCGGACCGCTATCTCAACTCCTTTTCCTCGCCACTGGCCGCTGTGATAGCCAAAAACCTACTCTTTATCAGTGGAGGACTACTACTTCTAATCCTTGCATTGGGCATTTACGAGGAACACGTCTTCCAGGTGGAGCATTTGCTTGCCATCCTTGCAGGGCTCGGCGCCATAGGTGTGGTCTGCAGAACTCTAATACCGGATGAGAATCTCGTTTGGTGCCCAGAGCAGCTAATGACCGCCATTCTGGCGCACGTTCACTACCTGCCCTCCGAGTGGCGGCAGCAGGCGCACACGACAAAGGTTCGCCAGGAGTTTAGCAACTTCTTTCAGTTTAAGGCTGGCTACCTACTCAGCGAAATCTTCAGTCCCTTCGTCACACCCTTCGTGCTGATCTTTGTGTTCAGGCCAAAGGCCATAGAGCTGGTGCGTTTCTTCAGGACGTTCACCGTATCCGTGCGAGGAGTGGGCAACGTATGCTCCTTTGCCCAGATGGATGTTCGCAAGCATGGCAATCCCGACTGGCAGTTAACCAGCGAACTGGAGGAGATGACCCGGGCTACAGCTCAACAGCCGCAGCAGGAGCCACAGCAGCAAAGTTTGGCCGGCGGCAAAACGGAGATGTCGCTTCTTCGCTTCACCCTGAACAATCCCGAGTGGCAGATGCCCAAGGAGGCCAAGCAGTTCCTGCGCGGCGTTAGAGAGCACGCCGTTGGTGAACTAGTCCAGGCCAAGACGTCGATGGTGCAGGAGAACCCGCTGACCAACAGCCTCATCTCATTTGGCACCATGGGAGCGGATTATTGTTCCATTGCGAACTCTGTGCTGACCGCACAGGTGACGCCCCAGCAACTGGAGATTTCGCAGTCGTTGCGTCCGGGTCTAGGACCGGTATCTGGAGGATTCCCcgtcgcagccagcgacttCCGCCAGATGTTGCAGCAGAATCTGTCCGCCAGTGTCGGCCCGCTGGACAGCATGCGCCGATTGCGCCTCAGCCGGGCTGAAGGCCGCTTGGAGGGTCCGACGGATACACTGCTCTACGGACTCTGTGGTGTGGACCCGCGCGTGGGCAGCACTCCCTtgaatgtgggcgtggccgacATGTGCCTCAGTGCCCTCTATTTGCACGAGCTGAACCAGCAGAAGCGCCAAGCGCGCCAGTCTCGCATCGACGAGGCCGAGGACGAGCGTCCTGGTACGAGCCATTGGCCACCGCGACCACCAGCTGCTCCGTCGGCTGATACTGGCTTCGGCTCCCGCCATACCGTGATTACCTCAAAGGCTGCCGAGAGCACGCCGCTTTTGGGTAGCATCCGCTCATAG